The DNA region ATTCAAGATCTTTTACCTGCTGTTGAACACAGAAAGTGTGTTAGGCACACCTTGGCTAACTTCAACAAAGAATGGAGAGGCCTACAAAGAAAACAACAGTTTATGGAGAATTGCCAAAAGCACCTTTGAGTCTCAACTAAGGAGAAGTATTGAGCTGATGAAGTTGCTTGGTCCAATGAAAATGATGGACAAACTGATGTATTACAACATAGATTATTGGTGTAAGGTCTACTTCAACACTAATGTAAAAGTAGATTCTGTAGATAATAATATGGCTGGGTGTTTTAATGCTTGGATCTTGGCTGCCAAGTATGAGTAATGCATATTTACCTTGCTATGTGTTTGTTTTTACAAACTGTCTGTAGATAACAATATGACTGTTTGTTTATTGGCTAACTGGTAGGCACAAAACTATAATAACAATGCTTGAGGAGATTAGGGTAAAAATGATGGCAAGGATTGGAACATTGAGGGAGTTTGTAAACACTTGGAGATGTAACTACTCTCCAATGTGTACGAAGGTGTTAGAGGAAAATGCTAAACTTTCAATGCAATGTAACATCACAGGGGAAGGGCCAACACATCACAACCACCATCTTCAAGCAAGGTCATGGGGAGACCAAAGAAACCTGTTGAAAAGAGGCCAAGAGGAAGACCTAGGAAAACTGCCCAAGCAGTAGGAAATAGTCCTGCACCAGCTGAAGTTCATGTTTCATGTTCTGCCCCTGCAGCAACTAGTACACAGCCCACTACTAAAAGAGGAAGAGAAAGTGGCACTAGTGCACCATATAAAAGGCCTAGAGTAATGGGAATGGGTGTTTTCCAGGCAGAAAATGGGTTCAAAGCTGTTAATGTGAGTGCCTTAATAAGCACAAGTGTTCTTTTATGTGTTGTTTCCATTACTAAGTGTTATTTTATGTGTTGTTTCCATTACTAACTCCTTGTTATTATTTGTGTGAACAGCCTGGCATGTCAAGCAGCAGGATTGTGTCAACTAGTAAAGCAAAGGTCACCAGAGGTAACTGGTGACATTGGCTACAAGCCAAGTGCAAATAGTAAGCTGAAATGGAGAGGCAATGAAGCAATCACAACCAGGAAACTACAAGAGATACAGGAGAAAATGACAAAAGGTAGAGGTAAATCAGCAAACCCAAGCCAAGAAAGCACTTGTTCACAGTCCAAGCAGCCATGGAAAATCTAATTATGATGAAAACTGTCCCTCCAGTTCTTAAATGTACACATTTATGGATTGAAATTTTAGTACACATTTTTtatatttgttattattatttgatTTACGTGAAAACCGATGATGTATTGAAGATTTGTAACCTATCTTTTTGTTTATTGAAGATACTTCCACATTAACATCATGACATTTTTCCAACGAGAACAACGCATGCCGTGTTAAAGTATCAAGATGACACCGTTCACAAGATGACGTTCAAAATTGGAAAAAAAGCTCGTTTATGCCAAGGGTGGAAGGCATTTATAGATTCAAAAGGTTTGAAAGAGGGAGACACACTAGAGATTTGGGTGTGTAAATGTGAGTGTGGAGATGGCATAGGGTTTCATGTATTTAAAAAAGAGATAGAGATCATAAATATTGATTAGTAGATCTCTATTATTCAATTGTCTATGTTTAACATCTCCATGTATGCTACTATTTTGATTAAGACAATGATTAATGTTATGTGGAtgtgattttgattttaatttcggATAAACACTTCAAAACACCTTAACATCAAACTTCTTCTTTCATACATGATAAAATAGATGTATATGTTACAAAATTTGCCATAACAAAAGGCAAACAAAACATAACATAGCCGAGACACTACCACCACTACCACTATCTATGGCAATTTGATTTTTCCATTGTTTGAATTGCCACTACGGAATACAAAACTTATGAACACAACAATAAtacaaacaacaaaacaaaaaacgaAATTCCTATGGAACCTACCCCCTTTAGTCTTCCTTGTGTCTTCTTTTTTTGGTCCATCAACCTCGACCAAACCCATGTGAACACTAACCGAATTATTATCGTTAGTATTGATCTCATCCAATTCCATCTTCAAACTCCGATATTGCACCAATTCCTTCTCTAAATCTCTAATTTTGTTAACCAATTTTGGGAGGATAAATTTTGATCTTAGATCAACTTCATCTCTGTCCCTCCAATGAAAAAACTTGCATTTTTGAGCCTAAAACATAGCAAAACAGAGCGTAATTTTACAAATTTAATTTTTCAATAAATCAAAAAATAgggagaaaatactcaaaataccccctaaagtttgaccaaaatcccaactacacacctaacctttgcgggggtcctattacccccctggacaaATTTTTTCAATAGAAAAATggcccttttttgctgatgtggcagagAGCGTGAATACATCGCCCAGTGGCGCGTGACGACCTTCAAAAATCTGCATCTGACATGTTTTGGACGCCAACTAAGCTACCACATATGATGCCACGTAGATAAAAATTGATCTCCCTCCATTTTtaggctacttcatcttcttcttcaccctatttCATATCCGTCtccattttttttatcaaaataatatcCATTATAAACGAAAATCTGAACTGAAGAAAATCCACATATGATTCCGAACAACTTGTTAAAGAACAACTTTCCACCATAAACGAAAatctgaaggaaaaaaaaatctgaagaaaaaaaaaaggaaaaatctggaaaaaaaaacaaggttgaaaaatctaatattgttaaagaaaatctgattggaagttgcttgtttggagttgctactttttgcttggttggagttgtttaagcactaattttttgagttgatttggggagaaaattaaactccattgctaggaatttggagaaagctatgaagaacaccaaatgggtttctttaaattcttgattgtttgatcaaattaatggatgaactttgttctatttggtgttaggaagcttcctttcacatttgggtttgtttggattagatttgaggaagttggtgtgattttttgtttttcaactcctaatgaagatgatgatgatgatgatgataatgttgatgaagatgaaggagaaTTGGGTATGGGTTTTGAAGATCCTTACTAAAAATGGAGTATGGAAaattgagagatttttttttttttgaagaagagtagatggatggaggaaggggggaaattaataaaaaataggGCAAAATTAAACACGTGGCACGTGGGCCAGGCGCGTGTGGACAACCGCCATTTAATATTTGGGGGTTGGCAGATTggactgccacatcagcaaaaaagggccATTTTGCtactgaaaaaatttgtccagtggggtaataggacccccgcaaaggttagctgtgtagttgggattttggtcaaacgttggggggtattttgagtattttctcaaaAATAGGAGCAAGACCATATACCATAATAGGGACAAGACCAGTATCTTCTTCCAGGGTTGTTTTTAGACCAAGAATTTTGCATTTGCAACAAATTCTCGTGTTGACATTGGACCAAGGTTCTAAGCATAGGATCACTCTCATCCATACACAATCGACCAAGGTCAATTTTTTCCATAACAATCCCTAAGAAATGAAAAATGACTAAATATGAGCAAGAATTACTCGAGAaatttaaaacaataaatttcacATGAATGAATTTAAAGAGAAATAAATGAGAAATAAACCCTAACTAACGAACCTCTTTCCAACGATTGGAGCGATTAAGGTGTTGATTTTTGGAGTATAACGATTGGAGTGGTTGAAGTTATGGAGTTGTTTGCTTTTTTGACAAAAAAATGGAGATAGGTATTAAAtggggtgaagaagaagaagatgaagtagtCGTTTGGGTGTAAAAATGGAGGGAGTTCAAAATTAATCTATGTGGCAGCTTAGTTGGCGCTCCAAAACACGTCAGATGCTATTTTTTAAAGGCTATAACGCGCCACTGAGCGGTGCATTCACGCTCttgtccacatcagcaaaaaaggggcattttgatACTGCAAAAATTtgtccggggggggggggggggggggggtaataggaccaacgcaaaggttaggtgtgtagttgggattttggtcaaacgttggggggtattttgagtatttccTCGTAGAACTTCCAGTGATAAGTTTATTAAGGTTTTGCAGTGATAACATTTACTAAATGATTCACTTTTAACTTAATAAAGGCCATCTATCACATAATCAACAACCTCAttaaaaccaacaacaacaaccaaccaaaCAACAACATCCAAACAAATGTTTGTAATAAAAACTATAATAGTCACTGTGATAAAAAGGTTCTGGTCATTTCTCTACTACTCATCATCCTCTAAGCATCATTCTTCTTCCACTGTCAAGAAAACTGAGAAAAACATCAGCTAGCTGTAAGGTATAGCAGCAATTTTCCCCATGTCTATTGCAATGTCATCTTCCTCTCCAGAGTCATCAGAAGCTAAACAAAGAAGATTAAAGAAATTATGAAGCTACAACAAAGATTGTATAAAACAAATGTCAAGATAACAGTTTTGATCATATTTTACCTTGATGACCATAAAGACAATCTCGCGAACACAACTTAGCTTCTGCATTCTCGGGTAAAATAGGGGTTTGAAATTTTCCAATAACATGACCTCCAACATTGAAAGCGGACTCGGATGAAACACTATTGATAGGAATACTTAACAAATCACGTGCCATCAATGAGAGTTCTGGATATTTAATCctattatccttccaaaattTAAGCACATCTAAATTTTCATTTCCTTTGCGAACCAACAAAGGTCTTCCAAGTACaaacttacaacaacaacaacaacaacccagtgaaatcccacaacgtggggggagggtagagtgtacgcagaccttactcctaccaaggtaggacggctgtttcggaaagaccctcggctcaataaaaaaaagcataaaaattAGTTGTGTCTTTTTTGAACCAGGTTGAGATGGACTTACAAAATTATCTTACTCCTCCATTTCATCAGCCATTTCAGCATCACATCCACCACTACGACTTCTTACCGTATCAACATCAGAAATTGAAGGTTTCAAGTATTCCTTAAATAATTTTTGCATACTATCTTCAACAGCCTTTACCTTTTCATTAGAAGTAGATAGATCAAGTTTAGAGAAGCAAAAATCCACGAGACTTAACCTATATCGAGGATCAACGACTATTGCCATTGTAGCAATCGAACTGTACTTACATTTCTATCGCCATTTCCTTGATATTAAGATCCTCATTATATATCGCTTCTCTTATCATCGTATGAATTTTCCAAACTTTATGAAAATACACATTGGCAGTAGGATATTGACTCCCTAATAACAAAGTAGTGACATCATAGAAAGGCCTCAAAAACTTAGCAATCCTTTCAACTTTAACCCAATCCTCTTCAGAAGGACAACATTTAAACTGACTATCAAGTACCTTAAAATCAGAAAATGCTCGACGGTAAGGTATAGCACTATCAAGCTTATGTAGAATGCCACCTAGTCTGTATGTCTTGACGCAATTTCCCTTTCAACTTTATGCCAAGGTTCTTGATACACTTTACAAACTTTATAATTCTTGACTCGGAACCTTTAACATACTTTACACTTTCTCTAACGTTAAATATGGCGAGCTCAATTGTTTTCAAACCTGCGTTGACTACCAAATTTAAAATGTGGTTTGCACATTAAATATGCACAAATTTTCCATTGTAAAGTAAATAATCCAGCGCCTTAACATGTTCAATCAATCTATCTATAACACCTTCATTATATCGTGCATTATCTAACGTTATAGAAAATATCTTCTTCTCAATTCCCTATTCTTTAAGCGTATTGATCAATTTTGGACCTATAACGGCACCAGTATGGGGAGGAGGAACATGACGAAATATCAAAACTTTCTTTTGCAAAACCCAATCTATATCAACATAATGAGCAGTAACACACATATAACCATTTTGGATGAGTGAACTCCATAAATCAGTTGTCAAGCATATCCTACTTGGAATAAGTGCAAGTTCATTCTTGAgtaattcttttttattttgataCAACTTACTAACGTCGGCTCTTGCAGTATTTCTTGAAAAGGTCTTAACGGTAGGATTCAAAAATTCGTGCAACTCCCTAAACCCTTCATGCTCCACAAAACAAAATGGATAGTTGTGTCTAACTATAGCCTTTCTTACCTTATCAAGATATTTTTCGTGATTTATTGGCACAACTTGAGAGGCTACTTCTTTTAGGTGTTTAGCTCGATGGCGATTTAAATTTGTAGTTCCCGAAGTTGAGTCAGCCATAAAAACATCTCCACAAGTTTTGCATTTTGCCCTTAATCTATTATCTATATTACTATCCTTTGGTAACTTCTCATAACCCTCCCACAATGTAGATTTATTTTTTCGTGGTTTTGATGAACTTGAAAAGCTCTCTTGAGTCACTTCATTACACGCTTCAGTATGATCCATAAGACTGCCTACAAAAATGAAAGAAACTCTTAGCATATATAAAACAAAAAATTGCAGACTTTACAGCAAAGGAACGAAAGCAAGAAGGAGAAACATATTCCAGAGATACATAAATCAAGAACTAATTCAATTCACTTACCCAAGAACCAACTTTGACAATGATTTTCCAGCACCCACAAAAAAATAGCAGCAACCCCAAATgattccacaaaaaaaaaaaaaaaaagaggcacaAAAATAAcacttgaaaaaagaaaaagaaaaatatgaaaATCATATGCCTTTTGTCATCTTTATGTCTCAAATACACTCATGATTTATCATATAAATATGCAAACATATGTATGTTGACACTTCTTTGtttctctaaaaaaaaaataaaaaaattgaaccaTGGGTATGTTGAATAAAGTGTGGAAggggagagagaaagaggaagataagaagTCTGAAATGACTAAATAATTTAGGGGTTTTCAAAAGTTGGACTTGGGCCATATTTCGGCCCAATATTGGGCTGAAATGACAGTCAATTAAAAAATGGGTTCTGATGAATGGGCTAAAAATCAGCCCAGTGCTAATTATCTTGTgcccaacccataaaattttggaCTAGTTGGGCGGGCCATCACGTTTTGGGCCAGAATTGACACCCATAGATGAAACCGTTGCCGCCGCAACCAAAATCTAATTGAACGACCAGGAAGCATCAATATCGACATCGAGATCCATCATCACGACTCTCTCTCCGCTGGTGTTGCGGCGGCATAGACTTTGGAGTTGGTTCCGCCATTTTTGATCAACTTTTCTAAAAACATttgctttttcttcttcttcaaccaTAAAGTAGTTATTTTTTCTTTGAGATTGTATATGGAGAGAGAAAGAAATTATGTTTAATGTCAATTAGCAGAGTATGATTCTCACTTATGGCTTTGTGGAAGACAaaggatttgaaaaaaaaatgtaaaaagaaACACGAGCAagacaaaggaaagaaaaagaaaaagaaatttaaaaattataataataaaTCAGAAAAAGGGaaagaataagaaaaaaattgaaaaagaaaagttttaattgaaatttacaCGTGTCAAGCGCGTGTGCTTCACAGTGAGTAGTCCATGGGAGGTTATTAGACAGAAAAAACAGCAGCAATGGTTCTATAGAAACATATGGATCAAAGGCCTTCCTTTCAAGATGGCTTTCTTTTTATGGATAGTATGGCATAGAAAGTTACCTGTTGATGATGTTTTGGCTTTTATGGGGATTAATCTGGCTTCAATATGTAGATGTTGCATGGTTCCACAACAAGAGACTATGATTCATATGTTTTTAACTGGGGAATTTGCAGTAGATATTTGGCAGGTATTTGCAACCGCAGTAGGAGTTAATGGTCCTTTTGTACAGATCAATCAAGCTATCACTAAATGGTGGACAGCAAAGTGCAACTCCAAGCTGAGGCCTCTTTATCAAGCAGCTCCATCCATCATTATGTATCATTTGTGGAAAAGGAGAAATACTATTGTGCATGGGGGGAGGATATCTAGAAACCAAGTATTATATGGCATTAATCAGCACCTGGTCCAACTTGCTAAACAACTTTATCCAGGCTTGACACTGCCAGATAATTGGCCACAACTGGTACATGTTTTAGAAGTTCATCAGCCATATATCACTTGTACAACTGTGCAGTGGTTAGTTCGTCCAACAGGTTGGTTCAAGTGTAACACAGATGGGGCTTATAAGAGCAGTACTGGTCAGAGTTCTTCAGCTTTCTGTATAAGAGATAGTGCAGGGGACTTAATGTTTGCATGGGCAAGTACAAAAGCAGAAACATCCTCTCTTGAGGCTGAGGCAAAGGCAATCTTAGAAGGAGTAATCTATTGTGCTAATAATCAATTTTTTCCCCTTATTGTATAGAG from Lycium barbarum isolate Lr01 chromosome 10, ASM1917538v2, whole genome shotgun sequence includes:
- the LOC132613382 gene encoding uncharacterized protein LOC132613382 translates to MAFFLWIVWHRKLPVDDVLAFMGINLASICRCCMVPQQETMIHMFLTGEFAVDIWQVFATAVGVNGPFVQINQAITKWWTAKCNSKLRPLYQAAPSIIMYHLWKRRNTIVHGGRISRNQVLYGINQHLVQLAKQLYPGLTLPDNWPQLVHVLEVHQPYITCTTVQWLVRPTGWFKCNTDGAYKSSTGQSSSAFCIRDSAGDLMFAWASTKAETSSLEAEAKAILEGDLAAEAKLIVLSDKMQMPSFRFKTWKTREPD